Proteins encoded by one window of Lycium ferocissimum isolate CSIRO_LF1 unplaced genomic scaffold, AGI_CSIRO_Lferr_CH_V1 ctg1784, whole genome shotgun sequence:
- the LOC132042776 gene encoding uncharacterized protein LOC132042776, translating into MPAKRKYTRKATATSQGATAEATREETVPTQTAAPTAPTVTPPSDSDGRNAINMLTQPVATVPNVGTGSSSEIMESLLRLRISSNESPAFTGTKKDEDPQTTLMLFENLQIMTSYKEKDKEFNKRVKSTGQFSGNGNRKFFKNRSAGPAPSTASAPLPKFRNDKKQNFRPSSSYSQASVGQPTYTHPICGKCNKRHSGECRVGTDACFRCGQKGHFQKDCPSARQGTGGNVTQSINSAAPRHNQAQQGRGTARSGNTGGGQNRLYALTGRQDTEARADVVTGCSGNMSLG; encoded by the exons atgcctGCGAAAAGGAAATACACCAGAAAGGCTACAGCCACCAGCCAAGGGGCTACTGCGGAAGCAACTCGCGAAGAGACCGTTCCGACTCAGACAGCAGCCCCAACCGCTCCTACAGTTACACCTCCTAGTGATTCGGATGGTAGGAATGCTATCAATATGCTCACACAACCGGTAGCAACTGTGCCCAACGTCGGAACTGGGTCAAGTTCAGAAATAATGGAGAGTCTTCTAAGACTAAGGATTTCCTCGAATGAATCCCCCGCCTTCACGGGGACAAAGAAAGACGAAGACCCTCAGACTACATTGATGCTCTTCGAAAATCTTCAGATTATGACAAGCTAC aaagagaaagacaaggagTTCAACAAGAGGGTCAAGTCTACCGGACAGTTCAGCGGGAACGGAAATAggaaattctttaagaacaggTCAGCAGGACCTGCTCCGTCCACAGCAAGTGCCCCACTCCCCAAGTTCCGTAATGATAAGAAGCAGAATTTCAGGCCATCAAGTTCTTACTCTCAGGCTAGTGTGGGTCAGCCGACTTATACTCATCCGATATGCGGTAAGTGTAACAAGAGACACTCAGGTGAGTGTCGTGTGGGTACTGATGCCTGCTTTAGATGTGGTCAGAAGGGCCATTTTCAGAAAGACTGTCCATCAGCCAGACAAGGTACTGGAGGTAATGTGACGCAGTCCATAAATTCAGCAGCTCCTCGTCACAATCAGGCCCAGCAGGGGCGTGGAACAGCAAGGTCCGGAAATACAGGCGGTGGTCAGAACCGTTTGTATGCATTGACAGGTCGTCAGGATACAGAGGCTAGagcagatgttgtcacag GCTGTTCAGGGAACATGTCCTTAGGTTAA